One stretch of Uloborus diversus isolate 005 unplaced genomic scaffold, Udiv.v.3.1 scaffold_1344, whole genome shotgun sequence DNA includes these proteins:
- the LOC129232734 gene encoding myb-like protein AA, with amino-acid sequence MDFIELNPTDDEHDQFFVEQQNDENDGRQSTTTTNPTDDQFFVEQQNDENDGRQSTSTEKRIKSSSLSDLKLKFKIARFNDERKCSVKSLYHCATYCPQQQQQQQQQQQQQMIFVEFVVQPPPEQGEQIESLSATNDVLSSSSSSSFTMYDQISPVTNDVPLTSTSVTMYEPISPANITEDVPSTSSSISMYEPISPANNNNTNNATEYGSSLEFQPKTPLIDLSIFSEDWLNGDDIDFNNLDIINF; translated from the exons atggaTTTTATTGAACTCAACCCGACAGACGATGAACATGACCAATTTTTCGTGGAgcaacaaaatgatgaaaatgatggACGACAATCTACCACCACCACCAACCCTACAGACGACCAATTTTTCGTGGAgcaacaaaatgatgaaaatgatggACGACAATCTACTAGCACCGAAAAAAG aattaaatcgTCGAGTTTATCcgatttgaaactgaaatttaaaattgcaagGTTCAACGATGAAAGAAAATGTTCCGTGAAAAGTCTTTATCATTGTGCCACATATTGTCCtcagcagcagcagcaacaacaacaacaacaacaacaacaaatgatATTCGTCGAATTTGTCGTACAACCACCACCAGAACAAGGAGAGCAAATCGAATCTTTGAGTGCTACCAATGACGttctttcatcatcatcatcatcatctttcaCCATGTATGATCAGATATCTCCTGTCACGAATGACGTTCCTTTAACATCAACATCGGTCACCATGTACGAACCGATATCTCCTGCTAACATCACGGAAGACGTTCCTTCAACATCATCTTCGATCTCCATGTACGAACCGATATCAcctgctaataataataatactaataatgctACGGAATACGGATCAAGTCTAGAATTTCAACCCAAAACACCACTAATAGATTTGTCTATATTTTCGGAAGACTGGTTGAATGGTGATGACATCGATTTTAACAATCttgatattattaatttttga